CAAAAATAGAACATGTGGAAACAGGCGAAGGAAATAAACTCTTAAACAAGAGCTAACGGGTACTACCGTGATGAGTAGGATCCATAATACTGAACAGAGGTGAACTGGTTTCAAAATAGTTCCTTCCCCTACAAATCAGAAGTGATTCTGAAATTATGGGTACACACCCGTGAGTTCAGATGTCACAAAGAAGATAGTATAAAGACGCCCCAGATTTTGCCTATTCGGGTGCGTGGTCGCCAACGGATTTCCCTGGAATTCAGTTGCCACAGGGTCACTGCACCCACAGGACACTGAGGGACTGTTGGGTCTCGCGGACCCCTGGGAGGGTCGCGGTTGGGCAGGCACCACCGGGAAAGGGTCAGAAACGCCAGGAGGCCGCCGGCTCCGCCATGCCCAAGAATAAAGGTAAAGGAGGCAAGAACCGGCGAAGGGGGAAGAACGAGAACGAATCTGAAAAAAGAGAGTTGGTCTTTAGAGAGGACGGACAAGAGTACGCTCAGGTCATCAAAATGCTGGGAAACGGACGATTGGAAGCGATGTGCTTCGATGGTGTGAAGAGGTTATGTCATATCAgaggaaaactgagaaaaaaggCTTGGATAAATACCTCGGACATTATACTGGTTGGCCTGCGGGACTACCAGGAGAACAAAGCTGATGTGATTTTAAAGTACAACGCCGATGAGGCCAGGAGCCTGAAGGCCTATGGCGAGCTTCCAGAGCAcgctaaaatcaatgaaacagacacGTTTGGCCCTGGAGATGACGATGAAATCCAGTTCGATGACATTGGAGATGACGATGAAGACATTGATAATATCTAAACGGAACTCGACAGTTGCTGAATATTGTTCTCCAGGTTTAATTTTGGCCGTCACCTGTTCAGAAAACTGGACCTTCAGCATGAATGCAGTTTGTTAAGAAACATggattcatttttgttgttttaaagcaTTACGTGTCTTTAAGTGAAAtgttaacactttatttttttcatgtaatggGCCTTAGGGGTAAAAGACCACATTAGCTCCTATATAAAAAATGGGAGGAagagagcggggagggggagagagaagagagataataaaaataaaattgtccaGTTAATGGATGTGTTGAATAAATTGCCTTAACATCATGGTCAGTGATAAGCCCTAGTTCTAACTAATTTTTCCCCCAAGACTTCAGTTTCCTAGCTGTTCTTTactttttgataaaatttaaggAAGGCAGAAATCtacatttgaagtaaaaaaaggaaCTATTATATTTGTGTAGCTGTacttttatattatgttttagaacattt
The sequence above is a segment of the Phyllostomus discolor isolate MPI-MPIP mPhyDis1 chromosome 2, mPhyDis1.pri.v3, whole genome shotgun sequence genome. Coding sequences within it:
- the LOC114490954 gene encoding eukaryotic translation initiation factor 1A, X-chromosomal-like; the protein is MPKNKGKGGKNRRRGKNENESEKRELVFREDGQEYAQVIKMLGNGRLEAMCFDGVKRLCHIRGKLRKKAWINTSDIILVGLRDYQENKADVILKYNADEARSLKAYGELPEHAKINETDTFGPGDDDEIQFDDIGDDDEDIDNI